The Blastocatellia bacterium DNA window ATCTTTTTTATTTTTCAACCAAACTATTCAACTAAAATTTTTGTTACAGGTGGGTGGATGAGGGCAAAACTTCAAGTTACCAATTTGACCTCCAATGAAAATGTATTGGAAAAAGTTGTTCCGCCAGAGTTAGATATTGTTACAATTGGTCGTCATCCATCTAGTTATGTTTATCTAACCTCAGCACATGTCTCTAAAGAACATGCACTTATAATCCAAGATAATGATAGCTTTTATTTAATTGATAAAAGCTCTAATGGCACACTGCTTAACCAAGCTAGAGTGGAGCGAGATAAACGTATCAAACTAAAAAGTAATGATGTTGTTACAGCAGGAGAGTATCAAATAACTTTTACTATTGAAGAAGATCAAGCTGTTCCACAAATGATGAAAGCTCCTGCTGCTACACAAAAGGCTGCTAGTCCAGCTACAGTATCAAACACAACAAATACAGGGTTTGCTGCTGGAGGTTCTCGACCATTAGAAGCAATCAAAACAGATGCTTTAGGTGCAAATGATGATCCAGGAGCTACTTTTGCATCCTTACCTACAAGTTTCCAAGATGTTATTCGTGGCTTAGAACCAGGTGAAGAAAGTTCTTATTTAGTAATGGTAGGTGGAAAAAGAGATGGTCAAAGAGTTGAATTAAAGGGAAGCACAAGTGAAGTATTTGTTGGACGTGGTGCTAATTGCCAAGTACAAATAGATCATGCTTCTATTAGCCCTACACATGCTAAAGTTAGAATGGATTGGGCTGGAATTACAGTTTATGACCTAAATAGCCAAACAGGGGTTTTTATTAATGGGGTACGTATTGCTAGTAGTCGTAAACTTCATAATGGAGATGAAATTTCTTTTGGTATTCCTACTAGTGCTGGTGGCATAAAATTAATACTTTATGACCGCAATTCTATTTCTGGGGACAATTGGATAGGTGTTCCTCCACCAATCACAATAAAAAATAATGAGCCAACAGAAAATAAGGAAAGTAAAGGTTCAGATAAAGCTAAAGTAGAAGAAAAACCTATCAGTAAAGATGCTGCTTCAGCAGCAAAAGCAGAAATTACTGCAAAAGAGCCAGAAAAAGCAGAAAAAAAAGTAGAAAAAACAGAAGCAAAAGCTGATGAAACTCAAGTACAAGCAGGAGAAATAGAAGAGCCTGCAAAAAATATGCTGGATATGAACAGAGTATTAGTTGCTGGTTTAACTATCAGAGATATTTTATTTATTAGTATGCTACTGGTTTTTGTTCTAATTTTCTTTGTTATAGGCTTAAGCTTTTTATAAATTTTACTTGCTTTGCTTTGTTAGAATTTCCAAAAGCTCTGTATTTTCTTCATTTAAGTTTGAAACAATAGAAAAAACATCTTCACCTTGAGAAGTTTTATAACTTGTAGATGCTCCATAATTCAACAATATTTGCATCAATTCTTTATTACCAAAACTAGCTGCAATCATTAGTGGGGTTTTTTCGTTTGTATTATTCTTAAGTTCTGTTACTGGGTTATTACTATCTACTTTAGCCCCTTTAGCAAGTAAACTTAATACTATTTCAGGGTTTTGATTTACTGTTGCCCAATATAAAGCTGTTTCATTTCGATTGTTAGCCATATTTACATCTACGGGATACTGAAGTAGAAACTTTATATTTTCTATTTCCCCTCTTTTACTTTCATGTATTAATGGAGTCATTCCTTGAGGATCTATTAAGTTTGGATCTGCTCCATACTTTAATAACATTTCAGCAATATCAAAACGTTTATTTTTTAATGCAGTAGTTAAAGACGTTGAGTTTAGGGTAGTGTTAGGATCAGCGTTGTGTTTAAGTAAAAATTCTACTATATCCAAATTTCCCCTAGAGACAGCTAAAAATAAAGGGTTATTAATTCTAGTTAGGTTTGGATTAACATTAGCTCCTGCTAAAACCAAAATTTTTGCTAACCAGTTTTGTCTTCTATCTACTGCATAAATTAAAGGTGTTTGGCGAATATTATCAGGCTTGTTTAAGTCAGCACCAGCTATAATTAGCCATAAAGCTGCATTGTAATTTCTAGCATCAATTTGGCAAGCAAGACAATTCTTACTTAAGAAATTTTGCCCAAATAGCCTCATTCCAATTACACTAGCACTCAACATTACAAACAACATTACTAAAACAACAACAAAACGTTGAAAAATATGTTTAATAATAGGGGTTGATTGTTTATCTTTTGTTTCGGAAATAGGAAGAAATTTTTGTGTAAGTGATTTTAAGATTATGCTGCTAGGTAACATTGCAAGCACTATTACTAGTAACCAAATAAAAACTATATTTAACCAACTAGCTGAACCATAATAAACTGCTGGAATAATAGCAAAGATACTTATTGTTGCTAATAACATTTTTTCTAAAAGAAAATTTATTAATCCACTTGAATTATTGCTAATTTTTTTTGCTGTATTCATAAAATCCTCAAAATAAATGGAATACCACCCACACTAAATTAAAACAAACGGCGAATTTAAACTAATCTTAAGAATATTTACTTACTAAAAATAAGAATTGCTATTTGAGATATGTTAGTTGAAACAAAGTTTATCATAATTTATATGCTAAGCGATGATTAAATCTTAAATAAATGGATGAGGAATAGAATATTAATTAAAAACATCAGAAATTGGTTAGCATATATTTACACTCTTATAGAATAAGAGTTAAATTAGAGGTTTTCGTACTGCCGGCCCCATCATTTTAGCTAAATTTTACTTGCCCTAGAAAAATTTAGTATCCCAGTCTAGCTAATGCGGTTGTACACAGAATAAGGAGGTAATATGTCAAAAAGTAAAAACACTATGACTCCTGATCTGCTAGCGCATCTTCGGGAACAAGTTAAATCTAATCCCCAAACCGTTACAGAAGTTATTGATCAAATTAAAGCTCCTGATGCAGCAGAATTAATTAATGAGCTTAACTTAGAAGATGCAGCTATGACATTGATGATGTTACCTATAGAAGAATCATTAGCCATTTTTAATGAACCCAGTTGCGAACGTCGGCATGAAATAATGGAAATCCTAGAAATAGATCGGGCAGCAGAAATCTTAAGAAGAATGTCTTCTGATGAACGTACTTACGTAATTAGAAGAATTTCCCCAGAAAATCGCGCAAAGTTAGTTCCTACACTTCCAGAAAATTTACAAGCTGAAATGCGCTTATTGTTGCAATTTCCTCCTACTACTGCTGGGGGAATTATGTCTACAGAATATGTGCATCTTAGCCCAGATAGTTCTGTTGGAGAAGCTATAAACCATGTTAGAGCTAATAGTAAACAACGCCTTCATATCTATTCTTGTTATGTTTTAGATGATGATGGGCAACTTTTAGGGGCTGTTTCATTACGGGATTTAGTAGTAGCAAATCCATCTAAATCTATTCGGGAAATAATGCGTAAATATCCTATTTCAGTACATTGTTTAGATGACCAAGAAAAAGTTGCTCGTGCTTTGGCTAAGTATAATTTATTAGCTATTCCTGTGGTAGATGACAATAAAAGAGTGCTAGGATTTGTAACTATTGATGATGCTTTAGATGTGATTATTGAAGAACATACAGAAGATTTACATAAGATGGGAGGGATGCAAGCATTAGAAGAGCCTTATTTAGCTAATTCTGTTTTTGATATGGTAAAGAAAAGGGCTGGGTGGTTAGTAATTCTTTTCTTAGGTGAAATGTTGACGGCAACAGCAATGGGATATTTTGAAGAAGAATTATCCAAGGCTATAGTCTTAACTTTATTTATTCCTTTAATTGTATCTAGTGGAGGAAATTCTGGCTCACAAGCTACAAGTTTAATTATTCGCGCTATTGCTCTAAATGAGGCTAAAGCAAGTGATTGGTGGCGGGTAATGTGGAGGGAAATCTGTTCTGGCTTAATGTTAGGTGCTATTTTAGGTGGACTAGGATTTATCCGAATTGCAGCCGTCTCAATGTATTCAACTGCTTATGGCCCATATTGGTTTTATGTTGCATTAACTTTAGCTTTTACTTTAGTAGGAATAGTTTTACTTGGAACTTTAGCTGGCTCAATGCTCCCATTTGTACTTAAACGTGTTGGTTTTGACCCAGCAGCAGCCTCTGCTCCATTTGTTGCTACTTTAGTTGATGTAACAGGTATAGTAATTTACTTTACTATTGCTTCTTTAATTTTAAGAGGAAAACTGTTGTAAATATTTGTTAGTTTTTGCTATTAAGCTTGTAGTCTCAACTAATTACAAGCTTAATAGCGATATAAGTAAAGACTTAATTTTTATCAACATTAATTGGGTTTGACTGGTTTTGTACCGTAGTATTTCGTCTATACCAAGATCTACGAACTAATTTAAAGACAAAATATAAAGGCAAAACAATAAAGATAAATAATGGAACTAATAAGCCAACAAAGCGAATCAAACCTAAGAAAACATCTTGAGCTATTTCAATAGCATCTGAAACAGCATCTTTTAATTTGTACATAAATCCCCTGCTTGTGCCGCTTACCAAAGGCTGAGGAGTTTGTAATGTTATGGTAATAGTTGAAAGACTAGCTTGATTTTCTAAAAAACGCATTCGTCCTTCAATACGTTCAATTTCTGTGCGAACATTATTTAAGTTATTTTGCACTTCTAACATATCAGAAACTTTAGTAGCCTTTTTAAGAATCTCTAAAAATTGGTCTTCTAGTGCGTGTTTAGCTTTAAGACGCGCTGTTAAATCAACAAACTCTTCTGTCACATCTTGACCAGAAGCTTTTTCTCGTAACAATCTACCAGCTAAAGCGCGAATCTGCTTTAATGTGTCGTCAAATTTGGCAGCAGGAACACGAATAATTACAGTCATTCTTTGACCATTTTCCCCTATTTGCTGACTTTCAGAGGTGACAATAAAACCGCCTTGAGTATTGGCAATGGCAGAAATTTGAATATAAGCTTCCGCAGGTTTTTCTAATTCTAGGTCTAATTCAGCATTACGAATAATTTTACGCTCAATAACTTGATTGGTTGATGCTTGAGCCGTTGAAAATGAAGTAGACTCTTCATTTGGTGCAGGCATTGCAGCAGGGCCGCCTTCACTTGCTACACCACCTATAACGCCTTCCGCTTTACCCATAGGCGCAGGCATACTTTTTGCGCCACCACCGCCTTTACCATAAGAGCTATAGTTTTCATTTGAAGGTGCATAAGAATCTTTTGATGAACTACCACAAGAAGTTAGTAAAATTATTAGTGCAATAAAAAGAATGAATTTTTTCATGTTTCCTCCCTAGAAACCTAACTGTAAATCTGACATTTAGGATTAAACATTTTAACCATCTTAAATTATAGTTAACTTTTCATATAGTCGCTTAAGTAAAAAAGTAGTTCCTAGTTTATTGCAGGAGAATTTATGGATATCTTAAATAAAATTATTGCTAAAAAGCGAGAAAGATTAATACTTGCTAAAGAAAAAATGCCTTTGGATGAATTAAAAGAAAAATGTGTAAAACGTGATAAAGCACGTTTTTATAATGCTTTAATAAAATCTCAAGTAAATATAATTGCAGAAATAAAAAAAGCCTCCCCATCAAAAGGCATCATCTGTGAAAATTTTGACCCTACTATGATTGCTAAAGATTATGAAAATGGGGGTGCTAGTGCAATTTCTGTGTTAACAGAAGAAGATTTTTTCCAAGGCTCATTAGATATTCTAAAAAATGTGCGTAACACAGTTAAATTACCAATTTTGCGTAAGGATTTTATTTTTGACCCTTATCAAGTTTATGAAGCTGCCCTTGTAGGAGCAGATGCTTTTTTATTGATAGCAGCAATTTTAGAAGAAAAAGAAATAATTGAATTAGTTGAATTAGGTATAGAACTTGGATTAGACGCATTAGTTGAAATTCATAGTGAACAAGAACTAGAAAAAGTGCTAGACTCTCAAATAAAGATAATTGGTGTTAATAATCGCAACTTAAAAAATTTTACTGTGGATATAGATGTTTCCTTGCAACTTGCAAAACGAATGCCAAAAAATGCTATTTGGGTAAGCGAAAGCGGGATAAATAACGTAGCAGATATAACTAAATTGCAAGAAGTTGGCTACCACGCTTTTCTAATAGGAGAACAGTTGATGCGCTCGCAAAAACCAAAAGAAGCTTTGCAGGAATTGTTACCCAAAAAGCATCTATAGCCAATTAAGTTGTAAGGAGCTAAAAGTATGACAACCCCAAACACCCCAATTCAATTTTCTGAGGATGACCGTCAACTACTAAGGCAAGTTTTAGGAATAGTTCAAAACCTGGATGTAAGACTTTCTATAGTAGAAGAAGACAAAAAATATCAAACTACACCTAGTTTGTTAAATGCTTTTCGGCATGTTTTAGAGGAACAACTAGAAGCACAATTAGAAGCACAACTAGAAGCACATCTAAAACCTATCAAAGAACAATTAAATAAACTAGAAAAGGAATTTCGTCACTATAAGACACAAACTAGATTAGAAATAGCCAACTTGAGTGCAGATCTAAGTATTGTAGAAGAACGTGTAGGAGTCTTAGAAACAACTAATAAATCTTAGGTATATATAATTAGCAATGACTAATTTTATGTACTATTAACCTGTCTGACAAGGAGCAACTATGGTGAAAGTAAAAGTCTGTGGAATAACTAGTTATGACGATGCTATAGCTGCATTAGATTTAGGTGCAGAAGCAATAGGTTTTAATTTTTATAGTAAAAGCTCTCGCTATGTTGCTCCAGCAAATGCACGCGAAATTGTAGATAAACTGCCTCCATTTGTAAATTTAGTAGGCGTATTTGTTAATGAATTTAACCTAAGTGCAGTTAAAAGTATTGCAGAAATGGTTAAATTAAGCACAATTCAACTTCATGGAAATGAAAGTGCAGAATATTGCTCACAATTAACAGGTTGGCGAGTAATTAAAGCATTAAGAGTAAATGAAAATTTTGATCCAGGGCATGTTAAAGATTTTCGTGTTAGTGCTATTTTGTTAGATGCTTATTCAGCCGACACTTATGGAGGAACAGGAACGCTTTTTGACTGGCGTTTAGCTTTGGCAGCAAAACATTATTGCCCTAGAATAATTCTAGCTGGTGGCTTAAAACCAGAAAATGTTGTAGCAGCAATTAGAACTGTAAAGCCTTATGCTGTTGATGTTTGTAGCGGTGTAGAAGAATCTCCAGGACGTAAAGATAAAGTCTTGCTTCATACTTTTATGCAGGAAGTCCAACGTGGTCGTCAAGAAATGATGAAATCAACTACATCAAAATTATCCAGAGCTATTATTGATGAAGCACTTAGGTAGGTTTATTTAATGGACATATTAGAAAAAAATACTGACAAGGAAATAAAAGTTAATGATTTTACTAGCTGGCCTGATAGTAGTGGTCATTTTGGGCGTTATGGTGGTTGTTATGTCCCGGAAATCTTGATGTATCCATTAGAAGAGCTAATTTTAGCTTATCAGGAAGCACAAAAAGATCCAAAATTTATTACTGAACTAAGACATTTACTTAAGGTTTATGTTGGTCGTCCTACCCCATTATTCTTTGCTAGCCGTTTAAGTGAATATGCTGGTGGTGCAAAAATTTACTTGAAACGAGAAGACCTTAATCATACAGGCGCACATAAAATTAATAATGCACTCGGGCAAATTTTGCTTGCTCGTCGTATGGGTAAAGAAAGAATTATTGCTGAAACAGGTGCAGGCCAACATGGAGTTGCTACAGCAACAGTTTGTGCTTTAATGAACATGAAATGCCGTATTTATATGGGTACAGAAGATATGCGCCGACAAGCATTAAATGTTTTTCGTATGCGGTTATTAGGTGCAGAAGTTGTAGGAGTGGAGTCTGGTAGTCGTACTCTAAAAGATGCTATTAATGAAGCTTTACGTGATTGGGTGACAAATATTAATTCTACCTATTATTTATTAGGTTCTGCTCTAGGCCCTCATCCTTATCCTAAAATGGTTAGAGATTTTCAAGCTATCATTGGTCAAGAAGCTAGAATGCAAATTTTAGAAATAGCTGGACATCTGCCAGAGCTTTTAATTGCTGGTGTTGGTGGTGGAAGCAATGCTATAGGGCTATTTTCTGCTTTTTTAGCTGACAAGGAAGTTTCTATTGTTGGTGTAGAAGCTGGCGGACGAGGTGATAAACTTGGCGAACAGTTGCCAGGTTTCATACTGATGGAGGTGGACGGCCCGGAGTTTTGCAAGGTACTTTTAGCTATTTGCTACAAAATGAAGAAGGTCAAATTGCTACTACACATTCAATTTCTGCTGGGCTAGATTATCCAAGTGTTGGCCCTGAACATGCTTATTTACACGACACAGGACGTGTTAAGTATGTTAGCGCATCTGATAAAGAAGCTTTAGAGGCATTTCAATTATTAGCTAAATTAGAGGGAATAATTCCTGCTTTAGAATCTGCTCATGCTGTTGCTTACTCAATAGAGGCAGCAGCAAAATTAAGTAAAGATGCAAGTGTAATAGTCAATTTATCTGGACGCGGTGATAAAGATGTTCATACTGTGGCAGATGTTTTAGGAGTAGGTTTATGAGTAGAATTTCAGCAAAATTTCAAATGCTAGCAGAGAAAAAACAAAAAGCTTTAATACCTTATATTACGGCTGGAGATCCTGATTTAGAGACTACAGAAGCTTTGATACTTGCAATGGAAAGGCAAGGAGCAGATATTATTGAGCTAGGCATTCCATTTTCTGATCCAATGGCTGATGGGCCAGTAATTCAACGTGCTACCGAACGAGCATTGACAAAAGGAGTAAAATTGATAGATATTCTCCGTTTGGTTGAACGAATAAGAAAAGTTAGCCAAATACCAA harbors:
- the mgtE gene encoding magnesium transporter codes for the protein MSKSKNTMTPDLLAHLREQVKSNPQTVTEVIDQIKAPDAAELINELNLEDAAMTLMMLPIEESLAIFNEPSCERRHEIMEILEIDRAAEILRRMSSDERTYVIRRISPENRAKLVPTLPENLQAEMRLLLQFPPTTAGGIMSTEYVHLSPDSSVGEAINHVRANSKQRLHIYSCYVLDDDGQLLGAVSLRDLVVANPSKSIREIMRKYPISVHCLDDQEKVARALAKYNLLAIPVVDDNKRVLGFVTIDDALDVIIEEHTEDLHKMGGMQALEEPYLANSVFDMVKKRAGWLVILFLGEMLTATAMGYFEEELSKAIVLTLFIPLIVSSGGNSGSQATSLIIRAIALNEAKASDWWRVMWREICSGLMLGAILGGLGFIRIAAVSMYSTAYGPYWFYVALTLAFTLVGIVLLGTLAGSMLPFVLKRVGFDPAAASAPFVATLVDVTGIVIYFTIASLILRGKLL
- a CDS encoding ankyrin repeat domain-containing protein, coding for MNTAKKISNNSSGLINFLLEKMLLATISIFAIIPAVYYGSASWLNIVFIWLLVIVLAMLPSSIILKSLTQKFLPISETKDKQSTPIIKHIFQRFVVVLVMLFVMLSASVIGMRLFGQNFLSKNCLACQIDARNYNAALWLIIAGADLNKPDNIRQTPLIYAVDRRQNWLAKILVLAGANVNPNLTRINNPLFLAVSRGNLDIVEFLLKHNADPNTTLNSTSLTTALKNKRFDIAEMLLKYGADPNLIDPQGMTPLIHESKRGEIENIKFLLQYPVDVNMANNRNETALYWATVNQNPEIVLSLLAKGAKVDSNNPVTELKNNTNEKTPLMIAASFGNKELMQILLNYGASTSYKTSQGEDVFSIVSNLNEENTELLEILTKQSK
- a CDS encoding DUF4349 domain-containing protein, which translates into the protein MKKFILFIALIILLTSCGSSSKDSYAPSNENYSSYGKGGGGAKSMPAPMGKAEGVIGGVASEGGPAAMPAPNEESTSFSTAQASTNQVIERKIIRNAELDLELEKPAEAYIQISAIANTQGGFIVTSESQQIGENGQRMTVIIRVPAAKFDDTLKQIRALAGRLLREKASGQDVTEEFVDLTARLKAKHALEDQFLEILKKATKVSDMLEVQNNLNNVRTEIERIEGRMRFLENQASLSTITITLQTPQPLVSGTSRGFMYKLKDAVSDAIEIAQDVFLGLIRFVGLLVPLFIFIVLPLYFVFKLVRRSWYRRNTTVQNQSNPINVDKN
- the trpC gene encoding indole-3-glycerol phosphate synthase TrpC; amino-acid sequence: MDILNKIIAKKRERLILAKEKMPLDELKEKCVKRDKARFYNALIKSQVNIIAEIKKASPSKGIICENFDPTMIAKDYENGGASAISVLTEEDFFQGSLDILKNVRNTVKLPILRKDFIFDPYQVYEAALVGADAFLLIAAILEEKEIIELVELGIELGLDALVEIHSEQELEKVLDSQIKIIGVNNRNLKNFTVDIDVSLQLAKRMPKNAIWVSESGINNVADITKLQEVGYHAFLIGEQLMRSQKPKEALQELLPKKHL
- a CDS encoding FHA domain-containing protein; this translates as MRAKLQVTNLTSNENVLEKVVPPELDIVTIGRHPSSYVYLTSAHVSKEHALIIQDNDSFYLIDKSSNGTLLNQARVERDKRIKLKSNDVVTAGEYQITFTIEEDQAVPQMMKAPAATQKAASPATVSNTTNTGFAAGGSRPLEAIKTDALGANDDPGATFASLPTSFQDVIRGLEPGEESSYLVMVGGKRDGQRVELKGSTSEVFVGRGANCQVQIDHASISPTHAKVRMDWAGITVYDLNSQTGVFINGVRIASSRKLHNGDEISFGIPTSAGGIKLILYDRNSISGDNWIGVPPPITIKNNEPTENKESKGSDKAKVEEKPISKDAASAAKAEITAKEPEKAEKKVEKTEAKADETQVQAGEIEEPAKNMLDMNRVLVAGLTIRDILFISMLLVFVLIFFVIGLSFL
- a CDS encoding phosphoribosylanthranilate isomerase: MVKVKVCGITSYDDAIAALDLGAEAIGFNFYSKSSRYVAPANAREIVDKLPPFVNLVGVFVNEFNLSAVKSIAEMVKLSTIQLHGNESAEYCSQLTGWRVIKALRVNENFDPGHVKDFRVSAILLDAYSADTYGGTGTLFDWRLALAAKHYCPRIILAGGLKPENVVAAIRTVKPYAVDVCSGVEESPGRKDKVLLHTFMQEVQRGRQEMMKSTTSKLSRAIIDEALR